The following coding sequences lie in one Hippopotamus amphibius kiboko isolate mHipAmp2 chromosome 7, mHipAmp2.hap2, whole genome shotgun sequence genomic window:
- the GAREM2 gene encoding GRB2-associated and regulator of MAPK protein 2, producing the protein MEKLAAGLAGLRWSMGAFPLDLIVSRCRLPTLACLGPGEYAEGVSERDILLIHSCRQWTTVTAHTLEEGHYVIGPKIDIPLQYPGKFKLLEQARDVREPVRYFSSVEEVASVFPDRIFVMEAITFSVKVVSGEFSEDSEVYNFTLHAGDELTLMGQAEILCAKTTKERSRFTTLLRKLGRAGALAGVGGGGPGGAAAAGGSGGARPIKGKMPCLICMNHRTNESLSLPFQCQGRFSTRSPLELQMQEGEHTVRAIIERVRLPVNVLVPSRPPRNPYDLHPVREGHCYKLVSIISKTVVLGLALRREGPAPLHFLLLTDTPRFALPQGLLAGDPRVERLVRDSASYCRERFDPDEYSTAVREAPAELADDCASPRRARLCLPAPPRALGPARAPASGPPGDGDQEYVSPDWAGAPEPAAPPAEIPYEELWAHQAAEGLAEGRARPLPGPDLISFGASGPPRLEPEAPPPVPPKSEAVKEECRLLNAPPVPPRGGSANGWLSGSPPVPPRFPKLQPVHSPSSSLSYYSSGLQDGAGSRSGSGSPSPDAYSLYCYPCTWGDCKVGESSSRPPPGPLPSTTQPSQASRALVEPLSSRAASLVGADTPVKTYHSCPPPFKPSHPQKRFAPFGALNPFSGPAYPTGPPVASSSGPTATSGPLATSSPAYSPGPGSAGQAYSAAPTSSCPTSSSSSPEWQEPALEPFDPFELGRGSSPEPELLRCQEPRAVGPPGPGPGLLPLGPPKAFEPEGLVLRQGPAPLSPAALQGPEAGGARLLLTQGRLEGPPASPRDGATGWGGRDASSWQPPADLSALSLEEVSRSLRFIGLSEDVVSFFARERIDGSIFVQLGEDILADDFHLTKLQVKKIMQFIKGWRPKI; encoded by the exons ATGGAGAAGCTGGCGGCCGGGCTGGCCGGCCTGCGCTGGAGCATGGGCGCCTTCCCGCTCGACCTCATCGTCAGCCGCTGCCGCTTGCCCACGCTCGCCTGCCTCGGGCCAG gGGAGTATGCCGAGGGTGTCAGTGAGCGAGACATCCTGCTCATTCACTCCTGCCGCCAGTGGACAACCGTGACAGCCCACACCCTGGAGGAGGGCCACTATGTCATCGGTCCCAAGATTGACATCCCCCTGCAGTACCCAG GGAAGTTCAAGCTCCTGGAGCAGGCCCGGGATGTTCGGGAGCCAGTAAGGTACTTCAGCAGCGTGGAGGAGGTGGCCAGCGTCTTCCCTGATCGCATCTTTGTGATGGAAGCCATCACCTTCAGTGTCAAG GTGGTGTCAGGCGAGTTCAGCGAGGACAGCGAGGTGTACAACTTCACGCTGCACGCGGGCGACGAGCTCACTCTCATGGGCCAGGCGGAGATCCTGTGCGCCAAGACCACCAAGGAGCGCTCGCGCTTCACCACCCTGCTGCGCAAgctgggccgggccggggcgcTGGCCGGGGTgggcggcggcggccccgggggcgcggcggccgcgggtGGCAGCGGGGGCGCCAGGCCCATCAAAGGCAAGATGCCCTGCCTCATCTGCATGAACCACCGCACCAACGAGAGCCTGAGCCTGCCCTTTCAGTGCCAGGGCCGCTTCAGCACGCGCAGCCCGCTGGAGCTGCAGATGCAGGAGGGCGAGCACACGGTGCGCGCCATCATCGAGCGCGTGCGGCTCCCCGTGAACGTGCTGGTGCCCAGCCGGCCGCCCCGCAACCCCTACGACTTGCACCCGGTGCGGGAGGGCCACTGCTACAAGCTGGTCAGCATCATCTCCAAGACGGTGGTGCTGGGGCTGGCGCTGCGCCGCGAGGGCCCGGCGCCGCTGCACTTCCTGCTGCTCACCGACACGCCGCGCTTCGCGCTGCCGCAGGGCCTGCTGGCCGGGGACCCGCGCGTCGAGCGCCTGGTGCGCGACAGCGCCTCCTACTGCCGCGAGCGCTTCGACCCGGATGAGTACTCGACGGCCGTGCGGGAAGCGCCCGCCGAGCTGGCCGACGACTGCGCCAGCCCGCGCCGCGCGCGCCTCTGCCTGCCCGCGCCCCCGCGCGCCCTCGggcccgcccgcgcccccgcctCCGGCCCGCCCGGCGACGGCGACCAGGAGTACGTGAGCCCGGACTGGGCGGGCGCGCCCGAgcccgccgcgccgcccgccgAGATCCCCTACGAGGAGCTGTGGGCGCACCAGGCGGCCGAGGGCCTCGCCGAGGGCAGGGCCCGGCCGCTCCCGGGGCCCGACCTCATCTCCTTCGGGGCCTCCGGGCCGCCGCGTCTGGAGCCCGAGGCGCCGCCTCCCGTGCCTCCCAAATCCGAGGCG GTGAAGGAGGAGTGCCGCCTGCTCAATGCCCCTCCTGTGCCCCCCCGGGGTGGCAGTGCCAATGGCTGGCTCTCGGGCAGCCCCCCGGTGCCGCCACGCTTCCCCAAGCTGCAGCCTGTCCACTCCCCCAGCTCCAGCCTCTCTTACTACTCCTCTGGCCTCCAGGATGG GGCGGGGTCCCGAAGTGGCAGCGGCTCTCCGTCGCCGGATGCCTACTCCCTCTATTGCTACCCATGCACCTGGGGAGACTGCAAGGTGGGCGAGTCCTCCAGCCGCCCACCCCCAGGACCCCTGCCCTCCACCACGCAGCCCAGCCAGGCCTCCAGGGCCCTCGTAGAGCCCCTGAGCAGTCGAGCTGCCTCCCTCGTGGGGGCCGACACCCCTGTCAAGACCTACCACAGTTGCCCGCCTCCGTTcaagccctcccacccccagaaaCGCTTCGCTCCGTTTGGAGCTCTTAACCCCTTTTCCGGGCCTGCCTACCCCACAGGCCCTCCAGTGGCCTCCTCTTCTGGGCCCACAGCCACCTCAGGTCCTCTGGCTACCTCCAGCCCCGCTTATTCCCCAGGCCCGGGCTCTGCAGGCCAGGCCTATTCAGCTGCTCCCACTTCCTCCtgtcccacctcctcctcctcgtcccctGAGTGGCAGGAACCTGCCCTGGAGCCCTTTGATCCCTTTGAGCTGGGCCGGGGCAGTTCTCCAGAGCCTGAGCTGCTGCGCTGTCAGGAGCCCAGAGCTGTGGGGCCACCTGGGCCTGGACCTGGCCTTTTGCCACTTGGACCCCCCAAGGCCTTTGAGCCTGAAGGTTTGGTGCTGCGGCAGGGCCCCGCCCCGCTGTCACCAGCGGCCCTGCAGGGGCCCGAAGCGGGTGGTGCACGACTCCTTCTCACCCAGGGGCGCCTAGAAGGGCCTCCTGCCAGTCCCCGGGATGGGGCCACAGGCTGGGGAGGCCGGGATGCCTCCTCCTGGCAGCCCCCCGCTGACCTGTCTGCACTCTCCCTGGAGGAGGTCTCGCGAAGCCTGCGTTTCATCGGGCTCTCAGAGGACGTGGTGAGCTTCTTTGCCCGAGAGCGCATTGATGGCAGCATCTTCGTGCAGCTTGGTGAGGACATCTTGGCAGATGACTTCCACCTCACCAAGCTGCAGGTCAAGAAGATCATGCAGTTCATCAAAGGCTGGCGGCCCAAGATCTGA